A single window of Nocardia sp. NBC_01327 DNA harbors:
- a CDS encoding DNA polymerase III subunit delta', which produces MAGVFDRLVGQDTVESALTDAAVAARGGALVSSSAMTHSWLFTGPPGSGRSVAALCFAAALQCTDEGSPGCGRCHACTTTMAGTHGDVRRVVPEGLSIGTKEMREIVQVASRRPSTGRWQVVVVEDADRLTEAAGNVLLKVVEEPPARTVFLLCAPSVDPEDISITLRSRCRHVHLATPSVDSIAKVLRERDGLATDTAAWAASVSGGHVGRARRLATDDQARAQRKRALALVAATTRPGMAYSAAEELVKSADDEAKQMSAVRDDKERDALAMALGAGGTGKGAAGATRGSAGALKDLEKRQKSRATRTGRDALDRALIDVAGLYRDALAVGFGAATVNSSAPASKNGVTLTHPDMADQIRELATDVRPEGLLRSIQAILDCREALETNVKPRFAVAAMVAGLIAARSA; this is translated from the coding sequence GTGGCAGGAGTCTTCGATCGACTGGTGGGACAGGATACGGTCGAGTCCGCGCTGACGGATGCGGCGGTGGCCGCGCGGGGTGGTGCGCTGGTCTCGTCATCGGCCATGACGCATTCGTGGTTGTTCACCGGGCCGCCGGGGTCGGGGCGTTCGGTGGCGGCCCTGTGTTTCGCGGCCGCGCTGCAGTGCACCGATGAGGGGAGTCCGGGGTGCGGGCGGTGTCATGCGTGCACGACCACCATGGCCGGAACCCATGGTGATGTGCGCCGCGTGGTGCCGGAGGGGTTGAGCATCGGCACCAAGGAGATGCGCGAGATCGTGCAGGTGGCGTCGCGTCGTCCCAGCACCGGCCGCTGGCAGGTGGTGGTGGTCGAAGATGCCGACCGTTTGACCGAAGCGGCCGGAAACGTGCTGCTCAAGGTGGTGGAAGAGCCGCCGGCCCGTACCGTCTTCCTGCTGTGCGCGCCTTCGGTCGATCCGGAGGATATTTCGATCACGCTGCGTTCCCGGTGCAGGCATGTGCATTTGGCGACGCCGTCGGTGGATTCGATCGCGAAGGTGCTGCGCGAGCGGGACGGGCTCGCCACCGATACCGCGGCCTGGGCGGCCTCGGTCAGTGGTGGTCATGTCGGCCGGGCGCGCCGATTGGCCACCGATGATCAGGCCCGAGCCCAGCGCAAACGGGCCCTGGCCCTGGTCGCCGCGACCACACGTCCGGGCATGGCGTACTCCGCCGCCGAAGAATTGGTGAAGTCCGCCGATGACGAGGCCAAGCAGATGAGCGCGGTCCGCGACGACAAGGAGCGCGACGCGCTGGCGATGGCGCTCGGCGCGGGCGGTACCGGTAAGGGTGCGGCGGGCGCGACCCGAGGTTCTGCCGGTGCGCTCAAGGACTTGGAGAAGCGGCAGAAGTCGCGCGCCACCCGGACCGGTCGTGACGCGCTGGACCGCGCGCTCATCGATGTGGCCGGACTGTATCGGGATGCGCTGGCCGTCGGTTTCGGCGCCGCGACCGTGAACTCGTCGGCGCCTGCCTCGAAAAACGGTGTCACGCTCACACATCCCGATATGGCCGACCAGATTCGAGAATTGGCGACCGATGTCCGCCCCGAGGGCCTGCTGCGCTCGATCCAGGCGATACTCGACTGCCGCGAGGCCCTGGAGACGAATGTGAAGCCCCGCTTCGCCGTCGCCGCCATGGTCGCCGGCCTGATCGCGGCCCGCTCCGCGTGA
- a CDS encoding pyridoxal-phosphate dependent enzyme, producing MTTVSSHAAGVFDSLADAIGNTPLVRLNRVTDEITATVYVKLEYLNPGGSVKDRAARAMLLAAEESGELSAGGTVVEASSGNTGLGLAALAAARGYRTIVVVPDRVSREKVALLRAHGAEVHLTPGLRPVDHPEHLRSVALRLTADIPGAWFAGQYDNPANPAAHRATTGPEIWAQTGGRITHFVAGIGTGGTITGSGEHLKEASGGAVRVIGADPESSVYGGGDGRIWYVEAVGHFLHPETETDLWPDSYHPDVVDRIERIPDVEAIRVLHRLAKEEGLLLGGSSGTAIAAALRVARELGPEDVVVVIAPDSGRAYLSKYYSDEWLGALGFPLTSAVEGRTVGDLAALADPADPVVVSSGATVAEAWRLLGSGSALPVVLQRKASGSAVVAEVLGSVTAANLADARRDDPVSAHLAAPLPTIGTTEALDGAVARLAEHSGPVLVVREGRVIALVDAAQIKAQYEEN from the coding sequence ATGACCACCGTCTCCTCGCACGCCGCGGGTGTGTTCGACTCCCTCGCCGATGCCATCGGCAATACGCCGCTGGTCCGGCTCAACCGCGTCACCGACGAAATCACCGCGACCGTCTATGTGAAGCTCGAGTACTTGAATCCCGGTGGGAGCGTGAAGGACCGCGCTGCGCGCGCCATGCTGCTGGCCGCCGAGGAATCCGGCGAGCTGAGTGCGGGCGGGACCGTGGTGGAGGCCAGTTCGGGCAATACCGGGTTGGGTCTGGCCGCGCTGGCCGCCGCGCGCGGATATCGGACCATCGTGGTGGTGCCGGACCGGGTGAGCCGGGAGAAGGTCGCGCTTTTGCGCGCGCACGGCGCCGAGGTGCATCTGACGCCCGGCCTGCGGCCCGTCGATCATCCGGAGCATTTGCGCAGTGTCGCCCTGCGGCTGACCGCGGATATTCCGGGTGCGTGGTTCGCGGGGCAGTACGACAATCCCGCCAATCCCGCTGCCCACCGCGCCACCACGGGCCCGGAGATCTGGGCGCAAACAGGCGGGCGGATAACGCATTTCGTGGCGGGTATCGGCACCGGCGGCACCATCACCGGCAGCGGTGAGCACCTGAAGGAGGCCTCCGGCGGTGCGGTGCGGGTGATCGGTGCCGATCCGGAGAGCTCGGTGTACGGCGGTGGCGACGGTCGCATCTGGTACGTCGAGGCGGTCGGGCACTTCCTGCATCCGGAGACGGAGACCGATCTGTGGCCGGACTCCTACCATCCGGACGTGGTGGATCGGATCGAGCGGATTCCCGATGTGGAGGCGATTCGGGTACTGCACCGGCTGGCCAAGGAGGAGGGGCTGCTGCTGGGCGGTTCTTCCGGTACGGCGATCGCGGCGGCGCTGCGCGTGGCGCGCGAGCTCGGGCCGGAGGACGTGGTGGTGGTCATCGCACCGGATTCCGGTCGTGCGTATCTGTCCAAGTACTACAGCGATGAGTGGTTGGGGGCCTTGGGATTTCCGCTGACCTCGGCTGTCGAGGGGCGGACGGTCGGTGATCTCGCCGCGCTGGCCGACCCGGCCGATCCTGTGGTGGTGTCTTCCGGCGCGACCGTCGCCGAGGCGTGGCGGCTGCTCGGTTCGGGCTCGGCCCTGCCGGTGGTCCTGCAGCGCAAGGCCTCCGGATCGGCGGTGGTGGCCGAGGTGCTCGGTTCCGTCACCGCTGCGAACCTCGCTGATGCCCGCCGCGACGATCCGGTGAGTGCGCATCTGGCCGCGCCGTTGCCCACGATCGGTACCACCGAAGCGCTGGACGGCGCCGTCGCACGGCTCGCCGAGCACAGTGGGCCGGTGCTGGTGGTGCGGGAGGGCCGGGTCATTGCGCTCGTCGATGCGGCGCAGATCAAGGCCCAATACGAAGAGAACTGA
- a CDS encoding DinB family protein — protein MTVDHEREQLISILASQRDIFRITLRGIEEDDARERSTVSELTLGGLLHHVINVERHWTTVLVERDPNSEFDVSGMDSEYKMGSDETVEGLFAEWDVLAEQTAKLIRELPDLEDSIPTPTAPWAPEREWLTARYIILHILREIAHHSGHADIIRESFDGASTTHQRAV, from the coding sequence ATGACCGTCGACCACGAGCGTGAACAGCTGATCAGTATCCTGGCGAGTCAGCGGGATATCTTCCGGATCACCCTGCGCGGGATCGAAGAGGACGACGCGCGGGAGCGGAGTACGGTCAGCGAGCTCACGCTCGGCGGTCTGCTACATCACGTGATCAATGTCGAGCGGCACTGGACCACGGTCCTCGTCGAGCGTGATCCGAACTCCGAATTCGATGTCTCCGGAATGGATTCCGAGTACAAGATGGGTTCGGACGAGACGGTCGAGGGGCTGTTCGCCGAGTGGGATGTGCTCGCCGAGCAGACCGCGAAGCTGATTCGTGAGCTGCCCGACCTCGAGGATTCGATCCCCACCCCGACCGCCCCCTGGGCGCCCGAGCGGGAGTGGCTGACCGCGCGCTACATCATCCTGCACATCCTGCGCGAGATCGCCCACCACTCCGGCCACGCCGACATCATTCGCGAATCCTTCGACGGCGCGAGCACCACCCACCAGCGCGCGGTCTGA